The Haloarchaeobius amylolyticus genome window below encodes:
- the cmk gene encoding (d)CMP kinase, translating to MLLTVSGPPGTGKSTTAAGLADAFDLEHISGGDIFRELAAERDMTPLEFNKLAEEDEQIDIDLDRRLREIAHERDGVVLESRLAGWLAGDAADFRFWLDAPLSVRGERIADREEKSPEVAAEETQAREASEAKRYEEYYGIDIGDRSIYDLCVNTARWDAETVVDILVRAVDAYDGDLDEGKYPAEFDYEF from the coding sequence ATGTTACTCACCGTCTCCGGCCCGCCGGGCACCGGGAAGAGCACGACAGCTGCCGGACTGGCAGACGCGTTCGACCTGGAGCACATCTCGGGCGGCGACATCTTCCGCGAGCTGGCCGCCGAGCGGGACATGACCCCCCTCGAGTTCAACAAGCTCGCCGAGGAGGACGAGCAGATAGACATCGACCTCGACCGACGCCTCCGCGAGATCGCCCACGAGCGCGACGGGGTCGTCCTCGAATCCCGCCTCGCCGGCTGGCTGGCCGGCGACGCCGCGGACTTCCGCTTCTGGCTCGACGCCCCGCTCTCGGTCCGCGGCGAGCGCATCGCCGACCGCGAGGAGAAGTCGCCCGAGGTCGCCGCCGAGGAGACCCAGGCCCGCGAGGCCAGCGAGGCCAAGCGCTACGAGGAGTACTACGGTATCGACATCGGCGACCGCTCCATCTACGACCTCTGTGTCAACACCGCCCGCTGGGACGCCGAGACGGTCGTCGACATCCTCGTCCGCGCCGTCGACGCCTACGACGGGGACCTCGACGAGGGCAAGTACCCCGCCGAGTTCGACTACGAGTTCTGA
- a CDS encoding RNA-guided pseudouridylation complex pseudouridine synthase subunit Cbf5, with protein sequence MSLRAPPDDRTPEELLEFGVVNLDKPPGPSAHQVAAWVRDEAGVEQAAHSGTLDPKVTGCLPMLLGDATRMAQVFLEGSKEYVSVLELHGTAPGDLAATVAEFEAPIYQKPPRKSAVSRRLRVREVYDLDVLEIEDRKALLRVECEAGTYIRKLCHDIGLAAGTGAHMGHLRRTATDPFDDATLVTLEDLWDALAFYREEDDDSWLREVVQPAERALTHLPTVTIAPNAAEQVANGAPVYAPGVIDVEGEPEEGALVACFAPQGTAICLGHFVGDVDAETGVVVELERVLV encoded by the coding sequence ATGAGTCTGCGCGCACCGCCAGACGACCGCACGCCCGAGGAACTCCTCGAGTTCGGCGTCGTCAACCTCGACAAACCGCCCGGCCCGTCGGCCCACCAGGTCGCGGCGTGGGTCCGCGACGAGGCCGGCGTCGAGCAGGCCGCCCACTCGGGCACGCTCGACCCGAAGGTCACGGGCTGTCTGCCGATGCTGCTCGGCGACGCCACCCGCATGGCCCAGGTGTTCCTCGAGGGCTCGAAGGAGTACGTCAGCGTCCTCGAACTCCACGGGACCGCCCCGGGCGACCTCGCGGCCACCGTCGCCGAGTTCGAGGCACCGATCTACCAGAAGCCGCCCCGCAAGAGCGCGGTCTCGCGGCGCCTCCGCGTGCGCGAGGTGTACGACCTCGACGTACTCGAGATCGAGGACCGCAAGGCCCTCCTCCGCGTCGAGTGCGAGGCCGGCACCTACATCCGCAAGCTCTGCCACGACATCGGCCTCGCGGCCGGCACCGGCGCCCACATGGGCCACCTCCGGCGCACCGCGACCGACCCCTTCGACGACGCGACGCTCGTGACGCTGGAGGACCTCTGGGACGCCCTCGCGTTCTACCGCGAGGAGGACGACGACTCCTGGCTCCGCGAGGTCGTCCAGCCCGCCGAGCGCGCGCTGACGCATCTCCCGACGGTGACCATCGCACCGAACGCCGCCGAGCAGGTCGCCAACGGCGCACCCGTCTACGCCCCCGGCGTCATCGACGTCGAGGGCGAGCCCGAGGAGGGTGCTCTGGTTGCCTGCTTCGCACCGCAAGGGACGGCCATCTGTCTCGGTCACTTCGTGGGTGATGTGGATGCCGAAACCGGTGTCGTCGTCGAGTTAGAGCGGGTGCTCGTCTGA
- a CDS encoding type IV pilin N-terminal domain-containing protein yields MDLKKLFTDEDAVSPVIGVILMVAITVILAAVIGAFVLNIGGSQEAAPQANLAFSYDDGGDGWSDTQTENFTITHEGGDDIDASALTVRFSNQANTSMTDTWSAGQSKTFELNSSTYWGGTEPSGYASGDKIQVVWESSSGDKSNIIATGQLP; encoded by the coding sequence ATGGATTTGAAGAAACTCTTCACGGACGAGGACGCAGTGTCACCTGTTATTGGGGTGATACTCATGGTTGCCATCACCGTGATTCTCGCAGCAGTTATCGGCGCGTTCGTGCTGAACATCGGTGGCTCGCAGGAAGCGGCTCCGCAGGCGAACCTCGCGTTCAGCTACGACGATGGCGGGGACGGTTGGAGCGACACCCAAACCGAGAACTTCACCATCACGCACGAGGGTGGTGACGACATCGACGCATCCGCGCTGACGGTGCGCTTCTCCAACCAAGCGAACACGTCAATGACCGACACCTGGAGTGCTGGACAGTCGAAAACGTTCGAGCTGAACAGCAGCACGTACTGGGGCGGCACCGAGCCGTCTGGGTATGCTTCCGGCGATAAAATCCAGGTCGTGTGGGAGTCCTCTAGCGGCGACAAGTCGAACATCATCGCGACCGGCCAGCTACCCTGA
- a CDS encoding type IV pilin N-terminal domain-containing protein encodes MELKNLFTDDDAVSPVIGVILMVAITVILAAVIGAFVLNIGGSQEAAPQAQFSWANESAGVQATHQGGDDIDATTLSVTIDGNAGVNATPFDVGSDDVWSAGETTTLTDNTQTPGDKISVVWEASSGDKSNIIAEYTV; translated from the coding sequence ATGGAACTGAAAAATCTCTTCACAGACGACGACGCGGTCTCGCCGGTCATCGGGGTTATCCTGATGGTCGCGATTACCGTGATTCTCGCAGCAGTGATCGGCGCATTCGTACTGAACATCGGTGGAAGTCAGGAAGCTGCACCGCAGGCGCAGTTCAGCTGGGCGAACGAATCAGCCGGCGTCCAGGCCACCCATCAGGGTGGTGACGACATCGACGCGACAACGCTCAGCGTGACTATCGACGGCAATGCTGGCGTTAACGCAACTCCGTTTGATGTCGGCAGTGACGACGTGTGGAGCGCAGGTGAAACCACCACGCTCACCGACAACACGCAGACCCCTGGGGATAAGATCAGCGTCGTGTGGGAAGCCTCCAGCGGCGACAAGTCGAACATCATCGCGGAGTACACGGTCTAA